The Phoenix dactylifera cultivar Barhee BC4 chromosome 17, palm_55x_up_171113_PBpolish2nd_filt_p, whole genome shotgun sequence genome contains a region encoding:
- the LOC103715069 gene encoding F-box protein PP2-A13-like, translating into MGAWVSSMDGGERPIGLGDLPESCVAEVLLRLDPPEIGRFARLSRAFREAASADFVWEAKLPSNYRYLMEKAPGEENSKHGFGKREIFSKLCRPNRFDANTKEFWLEKYTGGFCMLISSKALSITGIDDRRYWNYIPTNESRFRAVAYLQQIWWLEVRGEIEFCFPEGTYSLFFRLHLGRTSKRLYRRVCSHEHVHGWDIKPVHFHLSTSDGQHVQTKRYLGEPGSWILYHVGDFVVKNSSAPTKVMFLMNQIDCTHTKGGLCVDSVLISPKGFRQERVAHTSK; encoded by the exons ATGGGGGCCTGGGTGTCGAGTATGGATGGGGGAGAGCGGCCGATTGGGCTGGGGGACTTGCCGGAGAGTTGCGTGGCGGAGGTGCTGCTCCGACTTGATCCGCCGGAGATCGGGCGGTTCGCACGGCTCAGCCGCGCATTCCGGGAGGCGGCGTCGGCGGATTTCGTGTGGGAAGCAAAGCTTCCTAGTAATTATAGGTATTTGATGGAGAAGGCGCCGGGGGAGGAGAATTCCAAGCATGGGTTTGGCAAAAGGGAGATATTTTCGAAGCTCTGTCGGCCCAATCGCTTTGATGCGAACACCAAG GAATTCTGGCTGGAGAAGTACACAGGTGGGTTTTGCATGTTGATCTCATCAAAGGCGTTATCAATCACAGGGATTGATGATCGGAGATATTGGAACTATATCCCTACCAATGAATCTCG ATTCCGCGCCGTTGCATACCTTCAGCAAATTTGGTGGCTTGAAGTCCGTGGAGAAATCGAGTTCTGCTTTCCAGAAGGTACATACAGCTTATTCTTCAGGCTTCATTTAGGCAGGACCTCCAAGCGACTTTATCGTCGGGTCTGTAGCCATGAGCACGTCCATGGGTGGGACATAAAACCTGTGCATTTTCATCTGTCAACTTCTGATGGTCAGCATGTCCAAACGAAGCGCTATTTAGGTGAACCTGGGAGTTGGATCCTCTACCATGTAGGCGATTTTGTTGTAAAGAACTCCAGTGCACCCACCAAAGTCATGTTCTTAATGAATCAAATTGATTGCACGCACACCAAAGGAGGTCTTTGTGTGGACTCTGTGTTAATAAGCCCCAAGGGGTTTAGACAGGAAAGAGTGGCACATACTTCCAAGTAG